One window from the genome of Helicobacter pylori encodes:
- a CDS encoding LPS-assembly protein LptD, producing the protein MIYWLYLAVFFLLSALDAKEIAMQRFDKQNHKIFEILADKVSAKDNVITASGNAILLNYDVYILADKVRYDTKTKEALLEGNIKVYRGEGLLVKTDYVKLSLNEKYEIIFPFYVQDSVSGIWVSADIASGKDQKYKVKNMSASGCSIDNPIWHVNATSGSFNMQKSHLSMWNPKIYVGDIPVLYLPYIFMSTSNKRTTGFLYPEFGTSNLDGFIYLQPFYLAPKNSWDMTFTPQIRYKRGFGLNFEARYINSKNDRFLFNARYFRNYTQYVKRYDLRNQNIYGFEFLSSSRDTLQKYFHLKSNIDNGHYIDFLYMNDLDYVRFEKVNKRITDATHMSRANYYLQTENNYYGLNIKYFLNLNKINNNRTFQSVPNLQYHKYLNSLYFKNLLYSVDYQFRNTAREIGYGYVQNALNVPVGLQFSLFKKYLSIGLWNDLQLSNVALMQSKNSFVPTIPNESREFGNFVSSNFSMYVNTDLAREYNKLFHTIQLEAIFNIPYYTFKNGLFSQNMYALSAQALNSYTSPLLRDYDYQGRLYNSVWNPNSILPSNASNKTVNLTLTQYLYGLGGQELLYFKISQLINLDDKVSPFRMPLESKIGFSPLTGLNIFGNVFYSFYQNRLEEISVNANYQRKFLSFNLSYFLKNNFSSGINSIVENPADYLKAGFSNDFGYFSMSADVGYDIRNNVVLNWNVGIYKKIRCFGIGFQFVNQRRPILTGDPNQPIRVFENNYVKLELDFSPITKTNVTYRSLQRK; encoded by the coding sequence ATGATTTATTGGTTGTATTTGGCGGTCTTTTTTTTGTTGAGTGCATTAGACGCTAAAGAAATCGCTATGCAACGATTTGACAAACAAAACCATAAGATTTTTGAAATCCTTGCGGATAAAGTGAGCGCTAAAGACAATGTGATAACCGCATCAGGGAATGCGATCTTATTGAATTATGATGTGTATATTCTAGCGGACAAGGTGCGTTATGACACCAAGACTAAAGAAGCGTTATTAGAAGGCAATATCAAGGTTTATAGGGGCGAGGGTTTGCTCGTTAAAACCGATTATGTGAAATTGAGTTTGAATGAAAAATATGAAATCATTTTCCCCTTTTATGTCCAAGACAGCGTGAGCGGGATTTGGGTGAGCGCGGATATTGCCAGCGGAAAGGATCAAAAATATAAGGTTAAAAACATGAGCGCTTCAGGGTGCAGCATTGATAACCCCATTTGGCATGTCAATGCGACTTCAGGCTCATTCAACATGCAAAAATCGCATTTGTCTATGTGGAACCCTAAGATCTATGTCGGTGATATTCCTGTATTGTATTTGCCCTATATTTTCATGTCCACTAGCAATAAAAGAACTACCGGGTTTTTATACCCTGAGTTTGGCACTTCCAACTTAGACGGCTTTATTTATTTGCAACCCTTTTATTTAGCCCCCAAAAACTCATGGGATATGACCTTTACCCCACAAATCCGCTATAAAAGGGGTTTTGGCTTGAATTTTGAAGCGCGCTACATTAACTCTAAAAACGACAGGTTTTTATTCAACGCGCGCTATTTTAGGAATTACACCCAATACGTCAAACGCTATGATTTGAGGAATCAAAATATCTACGGTTTTGAATTTTTAAGCTCTAGCAGGGACACTTTACAAAAATACTTCCATCTTAAGTCTAATATTGACAACGGGCATTACATTGACTTTTTATACATGAACGATTTGGACTATGTGCGTTTTGAAAAGGTTAATAAGCGTATCACAGACGCCACGCACATGTCTAGGGCGAATTACTATTTGCAAACAGAAAACAATTATTACGGCTTGAATATCAAGTATTTTTTAAACCTGAATAAAATCAACAACAACCGCACTTTCCAATCTGTCCCTAATTTGCAATACCATAAATATTTAAATTCTTTGTATTTTAAAAATTTGTTGTATTCGGTGGATTATCAGTTTAGAAACACCGCAAGAGAGATTGGTTATGGCTATGTGCAAAACGCTTTGAATGTGCCGGTGGGCTTGCAATTTTCTTTGTTTAAAAAGTATTTGTCTATAGGGCTTTGGAATGATCTCCAACTATCTAATGTGGCTTTAATGCAATCTAAAAATTCCTTCGTGCCTACGATCCCTAATGAATCAAGGGAATTTGGGAACTTTGTGTCTTCAAATTTTTCCATGTATGTCAATACGGATTTAGCCAGAGAATACAACAAACTTTTCCACACGATCCAATTGGAAGCGATTTTCAACATCCCTTATTACACCTTTAAAAACGGCTTATTTTCTCAAAACATGTATGCTTTAAGCGCGCAAGCTTTAAACAGCTACACTTCGCCTTTATTGAGGGATTATGATTATCAAGGGCGTTTGTATAACTCTGTGTGGAATCCTAACAGCATTTTACCTAGCAATGCGAGCAATAAGACGGTGAATTTAACCTTAACGCAATACCTTTATGGCTTAGGGGGGCAAGAGTTATTGTATTTTAAAATATCGCAACTCATCAATCTTGACGATAAGGTTTCGCCTTTCAGGATGCCATTAGAGAGTAAGATCGGGTTTTCGCCCTTAACAGGATTGAATATCTTTGGGAATGTTTTTTATTCGTTTTATCAAAACCGCCTAGAAGAAATCTCGGTGAACGCTAATTACCAACGCAAGTTTTTAAGCTTTAACCTCTCTTATTTTCTAAAAAACAATTTTAGCAGTGGGATTAATAGCATTGTAGAAAATCCTGCGGATTATTTAAAGGCGGGTTTTAGCAACGACTTTGGCTATTTTTCCATGAGCGCGGATGTGGGTTATGATATTAGGAATAATGTGGTTTTAAATTGGAATGTAGGGATTTATAAAAAAATCCGTTGTTTTGGGATTGGCTTTCAATTCGTCAACCAACGACGCCCTATTCTCACCGGCGATCCCAACCAGCCTATAAGAGTGTTTGAAAATAACTATGTTAAGCTAGAATTAGACTTCTCACCGATCACTAAAACCAATGTAACTTACCGCTCTTTACAGCGTAAGTAA
- a CDS encoding RDD family protein, whose translation MRSPNLEKEETEIIETLLMREKMRLCPLYWRILAFLTDGLLVAFLLSDLLRACDFLHSLYWLANPIYHGVFVAMGFIILYGVYEIFFVCLCKMSLAKLVFRIKIIDIYLADCPSRAILLKRLGLKIVVFLCPFLWFVVFKNPYHRAWHEEKSKSLLVLV comes from the coding sequence ATGCGCTCTCCAAATTTAGAAAAAGAAGAAACTGAAATCATAGAAACACTCCTTATGCGTGAAAAAATGCGTTTATGCCCCTTGTATTGGCGCATCTTAGCGTTTTTAACCGATGGTTTGTTGGTAGCGTTTTTATTGAGCGATCTTTTAAGGGCGTGCGATTTCTTGCATTCTTTATACTGGCTGGCTAATCCCATTTATCATGGCGTGTTTGTTGCGATGGGTTTTATCATCTTGTATGGCGTTTATGAAATCTTTTTTGTGTGTTTGTGCAAGATGAGTTTGGCTAAACTGGTTTTTAGGATTAAAATTATTGATATTTATTTAGCAGATTGCCCCAGTAGGGCTATTTTATTGAAGCGTTTAGGGTTAAAGATCGTGGTTTTTCTATGCCCCTTTTTATGGTTTGTAGTGTTTAAAAACCCCTATCATAGGGCGTGGCATGAAGAAAAAAGCAAAAGTCTTTTGGTGTTAGTTTAA
- the purD gene encoding phosphoribosylamine--glycine ligase — MKDNNNYNVLIVGNKGREYALAQRLQQDERVNALYFCLGNGGTQDLGENLECEHYEHIVELALKKQIHLAIISEEEPLILGLTERLEKAGILVFGASKEAAKLEASKSYMKAFVKECGIKSASYFETNDLKEALNYIQNASFPLVIKALNKNTSIVHQQEEAIKILEDAFKQSNEPVIIEPFLEGFELSVTALIANDDFILLPFCQNYKRLLEGDNGVNTGGMGAIAPANFFSNELEEKIKNHIFKPTLEKLQADNTPFKGVLLAEIVIIEEKGVLEPYLLDFSVRFKDIECQTILPLLESSLLDLCLATAKGELNSLELVFSKEFVMSVALVSRNYPTSSSPKQTLYIDPVDEKKGHLILGEVEQDNGVFESSGGRVIFAIGRGKSLLEARNHAYEIAQKVHFEGMFYRKDIGFKVLDLKEYS, encoded by the coding sequence ATGAAAGATAACAACAACTATAATGTTTTAATTGTGGGGAATAAGGGGCGAGAGTATGCTTTGGCTCAAAGGCTTCAGCAAGATGAGCGAGTGAATGCTTTGTATTTTTGTTTGGGTAATGGTGGCACTCAAGATTTAGGCGAGAATCTGGAATGCGAACATTACGAGCATATCGTGGAATTGGCCCTTAAAAAACAGATCCATTTAGCTATCATTTCAGAAGAAGAGCCTTTGATTTTAGGGCTTACAGAGAGGTTAGAAAAAGCGGGTATTTTAGTGTTTGGGGCTTCTAAAGAAGCGGCTAAGTTAGAGGCTTCTAAAAGCTATATGAAAGCTTTTGTTAAAGAATGCGGTATCAAAAGCGCGTCTTACTTTGAAACAAACGACTTAAAAGAAGCTCTCAATTACATTCAAAACGCTTCTTTCCCCTTAGTGATTAAAGCGTTGAATAAAAACACAAGCATTGTCCATCAACAAGAAGAAGCGATAAAAATCCTTGAAGATGCTTTCAAACAAAGCAATGAGCCTGTGATCATAGAGCCTTTTTTAGAGGGGTTTGAGCTTTCAGTTACAGCGCTCATAGCCAATGATGATTTTATCTTGTTGCCCTTTTGCCAAAACTACAAACGCTTATTAGAGGGGGATAACGGGGTCAATACAGGAGGTATGGGGGCCATCGCTCCTGCAAACTTTTTCTCTAATGAATTAGAAGAGAAAATAAAAAATCATATCTTTAAACCCACTTTAGAGAAACTTCAGGCTGACAACACGCCTTTTAAAGGGGTTTTACTCGCTGAAATTGTAATCATAGAAGAAAAAGGCGTTTTAGAGCCGTATTTATTGGATTTTAGCGTGCGTTTTAAAGATATTGAATGCCAGACGATTTTACCCCTTTTAGAAAGCTCGCTTTTAGATTTGTGTTTGGCTACAGCCAAAGGGGAATTAAATTCTCTTGAATTGGTGTTTTCTAAAGAATTTGTGATGAGTGTCGCGCTTGTTTCTAGGAATTACCCCACTAGCTCTTCGCCCAAACAAACCCTTTATATTGATCCGGTTGATGAAAAAAAGGGTCATTTGATTTTAGGGGAGGTGGAGCAGGATAATGGCGTGTTTGAAAGCAGTGGGGGGAGGGTGATCTTTGCCATTGGTAGGGGAAAATCCTTATTAGAAGCCAGAAACCATGCTTATGAAATCGCTCAAAAGGTGCATTTTGAAGGCATGTTTTATCGCAAGGATATTGGTTTTAAGGTGTTAGATTTGAAAGAATATTCTTAA
- a CDS encoding ABC transporter ATP-binding protein, whose translation MLVEIENLTKTYGSLKALDNISLKLPKQQFIGLLGPNGAGKTTLLKILAGLNLNYQGEVKILNQKIGIETKKSVAFLSDGDFLDPKLTPLKAIAFYKDFFSDFDSSKALDLLKRFSVPLKREFKALSKGMREKLQLILTLSRNASLYLFDEPVAGIDPIAREEIFELIAKEFSQNASLLVSTHLVVDVEKYLDSAIFLKEAKVVAFGDVGELKKGYSSLEAAYKERLK comes from the coding sequence ATGCTAGTAGAAATAGAGAATTTGACTAAAACTTATGGGAGTTTAAAAGCGTTAGACAATATCAGTTTGAAACTACCCAAACAACAATTTATAGGGCTTTTAGGCCCTAATGGGGCGGGTAAAACCACTCTGTTAAAGATTTTAGCCGGATTGAATTTGAACTATCAAGGGGAAGTGAAAATTTTAAATCAAAAGATCGGCATAGAGACGAAAAAAAGCGTGGCGTTTTTAAGCGATGGCGATTTTTTAGATCCTAAATTAACGCCTTTAAAAGCGATCGCTTTTTACAAGGATTTTTTCAGCGATTTTGATTCATCAAAAGCCCTAGATTTACTCAAACGCTTCAGCGTGCCTTTAAAAAGAGAGTTTAAAGCCCTTTCAAAAGGCATGAGGGAAAAATTACAGCTGATTTTAACCCTATCACGAAACGCTTCTTTGTATCTTTTTGATGAGCCAGTGGCTGGGATTGACCCTATTGCAAGAGAAGAAATTTTTGAGTTAATCGCTAAGGAGTTTAGCCAAAACGCAAGTTTGCTAGTCTCTACGCATTTGGTGGTGGATGTGGAAAAGTATTTAGACAGCGCGATTTTTTTAAAAGAAGCTAAAGTGGTGGCTTTTGGGGATGTGGGGGAATTGAAAAAAGGGTATAGCAGTTTGGAAGCGGCGTATAAAGAAAGGTTGAAATAA
- a CDS encoding di-trans,poly-cis-decaprenylcistransferase: MDNTLKHLAIIMDGNGRWAKLKNKARAYGHKKGVKTLKDITIWCANHKLECLTLYAFSTENWKRPKSEVDFLMKMLKKYLKDERSTYLDNNIRFRAIGDLEGFSKELRDTILQLENDTRHFKDFTQVLALNYGSKNELSRAFKSLLENPPSHINPIESLENEISNRLDTHDLPEVDLLLRTGGEMRLSNFLLWQSSYAELFFTPILWPDFTPKDLENIISDFYKRVRKFGELKC; this comes from the coding sequence TTGGATAACACTCTCAAACATCTTGCCATTATTATGGATGGTAATGGCAGGTGGGCTAAATTAAAGAATAAAGCTAGGGCTTATGGGCATAAAAAAGGCGTAAAAACCCTAAAAGACATTACGATTTGGTGCGCTAATCATAAGTTAGAATGCTTGACTTTATACGCTTTTTCTACGGAAAATTGGAAACGCCCCAAAAGTGAAGTGGATTTTTTAATGAAAATGCTTAAAAAATACCTTAAAGATGAGCGATCCACTTACTTGGATAATAACATACGCTTCAGGGCGATAGGGGATTTAGAGGGCTTTTCTAAAGAATTGAGAGACACGATCTTGCAGCTTGAAAACGATACCAGGCATTTTAAGGATTTTACGCAAGTTTTAGCCCTCAATTACGGATCTAAAAACGAACTTTCAAGGGCGTTTAAAAGCTTGCTAGAAAACCCACCTAGCCATATAAACCCTATAGAAAGTTTAGAAAATGAAATTTCTAATCGTTTAGACACGCATGATTTGCCGGAAGTGGATTTATTGTTGCGAACAGGGGGGGAAATGCGCTTGTCTAATTTTTTATTGTGGCAGTCCAGTTATGCGGAATTGTTTTTCACGCCGATTTTATGGCCTGATTTCACCCCTAAAGATTTAGAAAACATCATTAGCGATTTTTACAAAAGAGTGCGCAAATTCGGGGAATTAAAATGCTAG
- a CDS encoding FAD-binding and (Fe-S)-binding domain-containing protein has translation MEENYHAFFTEASGFLNERIFKDYLRRLAYGIDASCYRYIPKIVAWVKDEEEVQKLCVLAKKHGVTLTFRSAGSSLSGQASCDGVLVVVAHFFKDAKILDNAQSIQLSCGVIGSHANALLKPYHKKIGPDPATINTAMIGGIVANNASGMCCGVEQNSYKTLKSLRVILADGALLDTANQKSVENFKNARKDLIEGVLNLRKEILEDKELHALIKKKYEIKNTTGYSLNALIDFEDPIEMISHLFIGSEGTLGFISSVGLECVKDYAYKTCALLFYENLERCAKAAQILAALKAKQPEMISSAELMDYACLKSVKNLEGMPSVILEVKEPNACILIQSESDDPLILENNMQAILNALSAIPVVLDSQISSDPNIYQSWWKIRKGIFPIAASKRKSQSSVIIEDICFSQENFVEGAKAIEGLLKKHGFKDNGIIFGHALSGNLHFVVTPILENEAERKAFENLVSDMFLMVSKSSGSIKAEHGTGRMVAPFVEMEWGEKAYKIHKQIKELFDPNGILNPDVIITNDKEIHTKNLKSIHPIEEHLDMCMECGFCERVCPSKDLSLTPRQRIVIHREVERLKERVSHGHNEDQVLLHELLRESEYLAHATCAVCHMCSMLCPLGIDTGKIALNYYQKNPKGKKFASKILNNMQTTTSVARFSLKSARLVQNLIGSHNLVSLTKGIKKFIKPFPKAFHYMPKNNAYPLENKTLKSEEKVIYFSTCINRSFAPSTKMADKRCIQEVFESLCQKAKVSVVYPNGLNALCCGKAFINYTDLTKQNNKKNHAIFLQLSDEGKIPIVLDHSACSTHFFKQMKAYKDLKVYDLSVYIEEVLSPKLKFNPINEDIGLYTMCALKLENKEELLFNLAKKCTLGEIVIHKETGCCGFAGNKGFFTPELNESALNGFQAFYQSYDLKRGFSTSSTCEIGLSEKTQFAWQHIAYLVDACTL, from the coding sequence GTGGAAGAAAATTATCATGCTTTTTTTACCGAAGCGAGCGGGTTTTTAAACGAGCGGATCTTTAAGGATTATTTACGCCGTTTGGCTTATGGCATTGATGCGTCATGTTATCGTTATATCCCTAAAATAGTCGCTTGGGTGAAGGATGAAGAAGAAGTCCAAAAGCTTTGTGTTTTAGCCAAAAAGCATGGCGTTACATTGACTTTTAGATCGGCTGGGAGTTCCTTATCAGGGCAGGCGAGCTGCGATGGGGTGCTAGTGGTGGTGGCGCATTTTTTCAAAGACGCTAAAATTTTAGACAACGCTCAAAGCATTCAGCTTTCATGCGGAGTCATAGGAAGCCATGCGAACGCTTTATTAAAACCTTATCATAAAAAAATAGGCCCGGATCCCGCTACGATAAACACCGCTATGATAGGGGGGATTGTCGCTAATAACGCTAGCGGGATGTGTTGCGGGGTGGAGCAAAACAGCTACAAAACCCTAAAATCCTTAAGAGTCATTTTAGCTGATGGCGCTCTTTTAGACACCGCCAATCAAAAGAGCGTTGAGAATTTCAAAAACGCGCGCAAAGATTTGATTGAAGGGGTTTTGAATTTAAGAAAAGAGATTTTAGAAGATAAAGAATTGCATGCTTTAATTAAGAAAAAATACGAGATCAAAAACACCACCGGCTACAGCTTAAACGCTCTCATTGATTTTGAAGATCCTATTGAGATGATTAGCCACTTGTTCATAGGCTCTGAGGGGACTTTAGGCTTTATTTCAAGCGTGGGATTAGAATGCGTGAAAGACTACGCTTATAAAACTTGCGCGTTATTGTTTTATGAAAATTTAGAGCGATGCGCCAAAGCCGCTCAAATTTTAGCCGCCTTAAAAGCCAAACAGCCTGAAATGATTTCTTCAGCAGAGCTTATGGATTATGCGTGCTTAAAAAGCGTGAAAAATTTAGAGGGCATGCCCAGCGTGATTTTAGAAGTCAAAGAGCCTAACGCATGCATACTCATTCAAAGCGAAAGCGATGATCCTTTGATTTTAGAAAACAACATGCAAGCGATTTTAAACGCTTTGAGTGCGATACCGGTCGTTTTAGATTCTCAAATCAGCAGCGATCCTAACATTTATCAATCGTGGTGGAAGATCAGAAAAGGCATTTTCCCTATCGCAGCGTCAAAAAGAAAAAGCCAAAGCTCTGTGATCATTGAAGACATCTGCTTCAGTCAAGAAAATTTTGTAGAGGGGGCAAAAGCGATTGAAGGGCTTTTAAAAAAACATGGCTTTAAGGATAATGGCATTATTTTTGGGCATGCCTTAAGCGGGAATTTGCACTTTGTCGTTACGCCGATTTTAGAAAATGAAGCTGAAAGAAAAGCGTTTGAAAATTTAGTTTCTGACATGTTTTTAATGGTGAGTAAAAGCTCTGGCTCTATTAAAGCCGAACACGGCACAGGCAGAATGGTAGCCCCCTTTGTGGAAATGGAGTGGGGAGAAAAAGCCTATAAAATCCACAAACAAATCAAAGAGTTGTTTGATCCTAACGGCATTTTAAACCCTGATGTGATCATCACAAACGATAAAGAAATCCACACTAAAAATTTAAAGAGCATTCACCCTATTGAAGAGCATTTGGACATGTGCATGGAATGCGGGTTTTGTGAAAGGGTTTGCCCTAGCAAAGATTTATCTTTAACACCACGACAACGAATCGTTATCCACAGAGAGGTAGAGCGCTTAAAAGAAAGGGTGAGTCATGGTCATAATGAAGATCAAGTTTTATTACATGAGCTTTTAAGAGAGTCTGAATATTTAGCGCACGCCACTTGCGCGGTGTGCCATATGTGCTCTATGCTATGCCCTTTAGGAATTGATACCGGAAAGATCGCCCTAAATTATTATCAAAAAAACCCTAAAGGCAAAAAGTTCGCTTCAAAGATCCTTAATAACATGCAAACAACCACAAGCGTGGCTCGTTTTTCTTTAAAAAGCGCTCGCTTAGTTCAAAACCTCATAGGCTCTCACAACTTAGTAAGCTTGACCAAAGGGATTAAAAAATTCATCAAGCCCTTCCCTAAAGCCTTTCATTACATGCCCAAAAACAACGCCTATCCTTTAGAAAATAAAACGCTTAAGAGCGAAGAAAAAGTCATTTATTTCAGCACATGCATCAACCGCTCATTCGCTCCATCAACCAAAATGGCGGATAAAAGATGCATTCAAGAAGTGTTTGAATCCCTATGCCAAAAAGCCAAGGTTTCTGTGGTGTATCCTAACGGATTAAACGCACTTTGTTGCGGGAAAGCCTTTATCAATTACACCGACTTAACCAAACAAAACAATAAAAAAAACCATGCGATTTTTTTACAATTAAGCGATGAGGGAAAAATACCGATTGTTTTAGACCATAGTGCATGTTCGACGCATTTTTTCAAGCAAATGAAAGCTTATAAGGATTTGAAAGTTTATGATTTGAGCGTCTATATTGAAGAAGTTCTGAGCCCAAAATTAAAATTCAACCCCATTAACGAAGACATAGGGTTATACACGATGTGCGCTTTAAAGTTAGAGAATAAAGAAGAGCTGTTATTCAATTTGGCTAAAAAATGCACTTTGGGCGAGATTGTTATCCATAAAGAGACGGGTTGTTGTGGTTTTGCGGGGAATAAGGGCTTTTTCACTCCTGAACTCAACGAGAGCGCTTTAAACGGCTTTCAAGCGTTTTACCAATCCTATGATCTTAAAAGAGGCTTTTCCACTTCTAGCACTTGCGAGATCGGTTTGAGTGAAAAAACCCAATTCGCTTGGCAGCATATCGCTTATTTAGTGGATGCTTGCACGCTTTAA
- a CDS encoding rhodanese-like domain-containing protein gives MLEDYAISLEEVNFNDFIVVDVRELDEYEELHLPNATLISVNDQEKLADFLAQHKDEKVLLHCRAGRRALDAAKSMHELGYTPYYLEGNVYDFEKYGFRMVYDDTYIKKN, from the coding sequence ATGCTTGAAGATTATGCAATCAGTTTAGAAGAAGTCAATTTCAATGATTTTATCGTCGTAGATGTGCGCGAATTGGACGAATATGAAGAATTGCATTTGCCTAACGCTACGCTCATTAGCGTCAATGACCAAGAAAAGCTCGCTGATTTTTTAGCCCAACACAAAGATGAAAAAGTGTTGCTCCATTGCAGGGCTGGCCGCAGGGCTTTAGATGCGGCTAAAAGCATGCATGAATTAGGCTATACGCCCTATTATTTAGAGGGCAATGTCTATGACTTTGAAAAATACGGCTTTAGAATGGTCTATGATGA